The following coding sequences are from one Anguilla rostrata isolate EN2019 chromosome 16, ASM1855537v3, whole genome shotgun sequence window:
- the LOC135241562 gene encoding histone H3 — protein MARTKQTARKSTGGKAPRKQLATKAARKSAPATGGVKKPHRYRPGTVALREIRRYQKSTELLIRKLPFQRLVREIAQDFKTDLRFQSSAVMALQEASEAYLVGLFEDTNLCAIHAKRVTIMPKDIQLARRIRGERA, from the coding sequence ATGGCTAGAACCAAGCAGACCGCACGTAAGTCTACCGGGGGTAAAGCCCCCAGGAAGCAGCTCGCCACTAAAGCAGCCCGGAAGAGCGCGCCTGCGACTGGCGGAGTGAAGAAGCCTCACCGTTACAGGCCTGGTACTGTAGCCTTGCGAGAGATTCGTCGTTATCAGAAATCTACTGAGCTGTTGATTCGCAAGCTGCCCTTCCAGCGCCTCGTGAGGGAGATTGCCCAGGATTTCAAGACCGATTTGCGCTTCCAAAGCTCCGCTGTCATGGCTTTGCAGGAGGCAAGCGAGGCTTACCTGGTTGGTCTGTTCGAGGACACCAATTTGTGTGCTATTCACGCCAAGAGGGTGACCATCATGCCAAAGGATATCCAGCTGGCCCGCCGCATCCGGGGAGAGCGCGCTTAA
- the LOC135241563 gene encoding histone H2B-like, protein MFDRTICEMPEAAKSAPKKGSKKAVTKTAGKGGKKRRKSRKESYAIYVYKVLKQVHPDTGISSKAMGIMNSFVNDIFERIAGESSRLAHYNKRSTITSREIQTAVRLLLPGELAKHAVSEGTKAVTKYTSSK, encoded by the coding sequence ATGTTTGACAGAACAATTTGCGAAATGCCTGAAGCAGCGAAGTCCGCGCCCAAGAAGGGCTCTAAGAAAGCCGTAACCAAGACTGCCGGGAAAGGTGGGAAGAAACGCAGAaagagcaggaaggagagctATGCGATCTATGTGTACAAGGTGCTGAAGCAAGTTCATCCTGACACTGGTATCTCTTCTAAGGCAATGGGTATCATGAACTCGTTTGTTAACGACATTTTCGAGCGAATTGCTGGTGAGTCTTCTCGTTTGGCTCACTACAACAAGCGTTCTACCATCACTTCAAGGGAGATTCAGACCGCCGTGCGCCTGCTGCTGCCAGGAGAGCTGGCTAAACACGCGGTGTCTGAGGGCACAAAGGCTGTCACGAAGTACACCAGCTCCAAGTAA
- the LOC135241892 gene encoding histone H1-like, translated as MAEVAPAPAAAAPAKAPKKKAASKPRKAGPSVGELIVKAVSASKERNGVSLAALKKALLAGGYDVEKNNSRVKIAVRSLVTKGTLVQTKGTGASGSFKLNKSQPAVKKPAKKAAPKAKKPAATKKAVAKKPAAKKSPKKKPAAVKAKKSPKKAKKPAAAAKKTAKSPKKTKKPAAKKAAKSPKKAKAAKPKVAKPKTVKAKKAAPKKK; from the coding sequence ATGGCAGAAgttgctccagctccagctgcagcCGCCCCGGCTAAGGCTCCTAAGAAGAAAGCCGCAAGTAAGCCCAGGAAAGCGGGGCCCAGCGTTGGAGAGTTGATCGTAAAGGCAGTTTCTGCTTCTAAGGAGAGAAACGGAGTTTCTCTGGCTGCCTTGAAGAAGGCTCTGCTCGCCGGTGGCTACGACGTGGAGAAGAACAACTCCCGTGTGAAGATTGCAGTCCGAAGCCTCGTGACCAAGGGTACCTTAGTCCAGACCAAAGGAACCGGTGCTTCTGGCTCTTTTAAGCTCAACAAAAGTCAGCCTGCCGTGAAGAAGCCCGCTAAGAAAGCAGCTCCTAAAGCTAAGAAGCCAGCTGCGACCAAGAAGGCCGTAGCGAAAAAGCCTGCGGCTAAAAAGTCGCCGAAGAAGAAGCCGGCTGCAGTGAAGGCTAAAAAGAGCCCAAAGAAAGCTAAGAAGCCGGCAGCAGCGGCTAAGAAGACGGCGAAGAGTCCGAAGAAAACCAAGAAGCCGGCAGCGAAGAAGGCGGCCAAGAGTCCTAAGAAAGCGAAGGCGGCCAAGCCGAAAGTTGCCAAGCCCAAGACCGTCAAAGCCAAGAAAGCAGCTCCCAAGAAAAAGTGA
- the LOC135241564 gene encoding histone H2A encodes MSGRGKTGGKARAKAKTRSSRAGLQFPVGRVHRLLRKGNYAERVGAGAPVYLAAVLEYLTAEILELAGNAARDNKKTRIIPRHLQLAVRNDEELNKLLGGVTIAQGGVLPNIQAVLLPKKTEKAVKAK; translated from the coding sequence ATGAGTGGTAGAGGAAAAACCGGTGGTAAAGCGAGAGCGAAAGCTAAGACTCGTTCATCTAGAGCTGGACTGCAGTTTCCGGTTGGTCGCGTTCACCGATTGCTTCGTAAAGGAAACTATGCGGAGCGCGTCGGTGCCGGTGCTCCAGTTTATCTGGCCGCCGTGCTCGAGTATCTGACTGCTGAGATCCTCGAGTTGGCTGGTAACGCAGCCCGAGACAACAAGAAAACCCGCATCATTCCCAGACATCTGCAGTTGGCGGTGCGTAATGACGAAGAGTTGAACAAACTCCTTGGAGGCGTCACTATCGCTCAGGGTGGAGTTCTGCCCAACATCCAAGCTGTGCTGCTTCCCAAGAAAACCGAAAAAGCCGTGAAGGCCAAGTAa
- the LOC135241561 gene encoding CD151 antigen-like, with protein MGANDEKSEACGTICLKYLLFAFNFLFWLAGGAVMAVGLWTLLKKSDYISLLPSITYAASAYILIVAGAIVMVTGVLGCCATFKEQRRLLRVYFVLLLCIFLLEVVAGVLAYIYYQKLSEDLKDNLKHTMTEKYRQPSQEPVTLAVDKLQQEFKCCGSNSSSDWLESKWVRSADAKSRAVPDSCCKTPTGGCGRRPHPSNIYSVEGGCITKLGNVILEHLKIISAVGIGIAGVQIVGMVFTCCLYRNLKAEPF; from the exons aTGGGGGCAAATGATGAGAAGAGTGAAGCGTGTGGAACGATCTGTCTGAAGTACCTACTCTTCGCCTTCAACTTCCTCTTCTGG CtggcagggggcgctgtgatgGCCGTGGGGCTGTGGACGCTGCTTAAGAAGAGTGACTACATCAGCCTGCTGCCCTCTATTACCTATGCGGCTTCTGCCTACATCCTGATTGTGGCTGGGGCCATCGTCATGGTGACAGGTGTTCTGGGCTGCTGTGCCACCTTCAAGGAACAGAGAAGACTTCTGAGAGTG TACTTTGTTCTTTTGCTGTGTATTTTCCTCCTGGAGGTGGTTGCTGGAGTTCTTGCCTACATCTACTACCAGAAG CTGAGCGAGGACTTGAAGGACAATCTGAAACACACCATGACTGAGAAGTACAGGCAGCCCAGCCAGGAGCCTGTAACCCTGGCTGTGGACAAGCTACAGcaagag TTTAAGTGCTGTGGCAGCAAcagctcctctgattggctggagagTAAGTGGGTGCGGTCGGCAGATGCCAAGAGCCGGGCGGTGCCGGACAGCTGCTGCAAGACCCCGACGGGCGGCTGCGGTCGCAGGCCACACCCCTCCAACATCTACAGCGTCGAG GGTGGCTGCATCACCAAGTTGGGGAACGTCATCCTTGAGCACTTGAAGATCATCAGTGCAGTTGGCATTGGGATCgctggtgtgcag ATTGTGGGAATGGTGTTTACGTGCTGCCTGTATCGGAATTTGAAGGCGGAGCCATTCTGA
- the LOC135241894 gene encoding histone H2A-like, whose product MSGRGKTGGKARAKAKTRSSRAGLQFPVGRVHRLLRKGNYAERVGAGAPVYLAAVLEYLTAEILELAGNAARDNKKTRIIPRHLQLAVRNDEELNKLLGGVTIAQGGVLPNIQAVLLPKKTEKAAKAK is encoded by the coding sequence atgagcggAAGAGGAAAGACCGGTGGTAAGGCGAGAGCGAAGGCTAAGACCCGTTCATCCAGAGCTGGGCTTCAGTTTCCGGTAGGTCGTGTTCACCGCTTGCTTCGTAAAGGAAACTATGCGGAGCGCGTGGGTGCCGGTGCTCCAGTTTATCTGGCCGCCGTGCTCGAGTATCTGACTGCTGAGATTCTGGAGTTGGCTGGTAATGCAGCTAGAGACAACAAGAAAACCCGCATCATTCCCAGACATCTGCAGCTGGCGGTGCGTAATGACGAAGAGTTGAACAAGCTCCTCGGAGGCGTCACTATCGCTCAGGGTGGAGTTCTGCCCAACATTCAAGCTGTACTGCTTCCCAAGAAAACCGAAAAAGCCGCGAAGGCCAAGTAA
- the LOC135241893 gene encoding histone H3, whose amino-acid sequence MARTKQTARKSTGGKAPRKQLATKAARKSAPATGGVKKPHRYRPGTVALREIRRYQKSTELLIRKLPFQRLVREIAQDFKTDLRFQSSAVMALQEASEAYLVGLFEDTNLCAIHAKRVTIMPKDIQLARRIRGERA is encoded by the coding sequence ATGGCTCGAACGAAGCAAACCGCACGTAAGTCTACCGGGGGTAAAGCCCCCAGGAAGCAGCTCGCCACTAAAGCAGCCCGGAAGAGCGCGCCTGCGACTGGCGGAGTGAAGAAGCCTCACCGTTATAGGCCTGGCACTGTAGCTCTGCGAGAAATTCGTCGCTATCAGAAGTCTACCGAGCTGTTGATTCGCAAGCTGCCTTTTCAGCGCCTGGTGAGGGAGATAGCTCAGGATTTCAAGACCGATCTGCGCTTCCAAAGCTCCGCTGTAATGGCTCTGCAGGAGGCTAGCGAGGCTTACCTGGTTGGTCTGTTCGAGGATACCAATCTGTGCGCCATTCACGCCAAGAGGGTGACCATCATGCCAAAGGATATTCAGCTGGCCCGCCGCATCCGTGGGGAGCGCGCTTAA
- the LOC135241565 gene encoding histone H2B-like translates to MPEVAKSAPKKGSKKAVTKTAVKGGKKRRKSRKESYAIYVYKVLKQVHPDTGISSKAMGIMNSFVNDIFERIAGESSRLAHYNKRSTITSREIQTAVRLLLPGELAKHAVSEGTKAVTKYTSSK, encoded by the coding sequence ATGCCTGAGGTTGCTAAGTCTGCGCCCAAGAAGGGCTCTAAGAAAGCCGTGACCAAGACCGCTGTGAAGGGCGGAAAGAAGCGCAGAAAGAGTAGGAAGGAAAGCTATGCCATCTACGTGTACAAAGTGCTGAAGCAAGTCCATCCTGATACTGGCATCTCTTCTAAAGCTATGGGGATCATGAACTCGTTTGTCAACGACATTTTCGAACGTATTGCTGGTGAGTCTTCCCGTTTGGCTCACTACAACAAGCGTTCTACCATCACTTCAAGGGAGATTCAAACCGCCGTGCGCCTGCTGCTGCCAGGCGAGCTGGCCAAACACGCAGTGTCTGAGGGAACAAAGGCCGTCACGAAGTACACCAGCTCCAAGTAA